In Equus quagga isolate Etosha38 chromosome 14, UCLA_HA_Equagga_1.0, whole genome shotgun sequence, one DNA window encodes the following:
- the TMEM126A gene encoding transmembrane protein 126A: MEDHEPDDTVKEKIFYIITRKINQLPEAERNLLEHGSTYIGLNAALCGLIANSLFRRVLNVTQARIAAGLPMAVIPFLTAHLSYKGFVSFPLNTGDLNCETCTITRGGLVGLVFGGLYPVILAIPVNGGLAARYESAPLPEKGNILTYWTRISKPIFRKMLFPILLQTGFAAYLGSRQYKLVIKALQLPEPGLEFQ; the protein is encoded by the exons ATGGAAGATCATGAACCAGATGATACTgtcaaggaaaaaattttttatatcatAACCAGAAAAATTAACCAACTTCCAGAAGCAGAAAG GAATCTACTTGAACATGGATCAACATATATCGGACTTAATGCTGCTCTCTGTGGCCTAATAGCAAACAGCCTTTTTCGACGTGTCTTAAATGTGACACAGGCTCGTATAGCTGCTGGCTTACCAATGGCGGTGATCCCATTTTTGACGGCGCATTTATCTTACAAAGGTTTTGTAAGTTTCCCGTTGAATACAG GTGACTTGAATTGTGAAACCTGTACCATAACACGGGGTGGACTGGTTGGTCTTGTTTTTGGTGGTCTGTACCCTGTTATCTTGGCTATACCTGTGAATGGTGGCCTAGCAGCCAG GTATGAGTCAGCCCCGCTACCAGAGAAAGGAAACATCTTAACTTACTGGACTAGAATCTCTAAGCCCATCTTTAGAAAGATGTTATTTCCCATTTTGCTTCAGACTGGGTTTGCAGCCTACCTTGGGTCTAGACAATATAAACTAGTGATAAAGGCTCTTCAGTTACCTGAACCTGGCCTAGAATTTCAGTGA
- the CREBZF gene encoding CREB/ATF bZIP transcription factor isoform X1, whose product MRHSLTKLLAASGGDSLTRSESPAPAATCSLPADSTRAAAAAAEEETAAAGSPGRRQLRGDEAELEAGRGGRGGAAVRAPSPEEMEEEAVASVPGEETEDMDFLSGLELADLLDPRQPDWHLEPGLSSPGPLSSSGGGSDSGGLWRGDDDDEAAAAEMQRFSDLLQRLLNGIGGCSSGSDSGSGEKRRRKSPGGGGGSSGNDSNQAATKSPRKAAAAAARLNRLKKKEYVMGLESRVRGLAAENQELRAENRELGKRVQALQEESRYLRAVLANETGLARLLSRLSGVGLRLTTSLFRDSPAGDHDYALPVGKQQQDLLEEDDSAGGVCLHVDKDKVSVEFCSACARKASSSLKIFFFR is encoded by the exons ATGAGGCATAGCCTGACCAAACTGCTGGCGGCCTCCGGCGGCGATTCCCTAACCCGCAGCGAGAGCCCGGCGCCGGCCGCGACCTGCTCCCTGCCCGCGGACTCGacccgggcggcggcggcggcggcggaggaaGAGACGGCGGCGGCCGGATCTCCCGGCCGCAGGCAGCTCCGCGGCGACGAGGCCGAgttggaggctgggagggggggCCGCGGCGGTGCGGCCGTGCGCGCGCCCTCGCCcgaagagatggaggaggaggcggTCGCCAGCGTCCCCGGGGAGGAGACGGAGGATATGGACTTTCTGTCCGGGCTGGAACTGGCGGATCTCCTGGACCCCCGGCAACCGGACTGGCACCTGGAGCCCGGGCTCAGCTCGCCCGGGCCTCTCTCCTCGTCGGGCGGAGGCTCAGATAGCGGCGGCCTGTGGAGAGGGGACGACGACGACGAGGCCGCGGCTGCCGAGATGCAGCGCTTTTCTGACCTGCTGCAGAGGCTGTTAAACGGGATCGGAGGCTGCAGCAGCGGCAGTGACAGTGGCAGCGGCGAAAAGAGGCGGAGAAAGTCCCCAGGAGgaggcggcggcagcagcggcaaCGACAGCAACCAGGCGGCGACAAAGAGTCCCCGGAAGGCGGCAGCGGCTGCTGCCCGTCTGAATCGGCTGAAGAAGAAGGAGTACGTGATGGGGCTGGAGAGTCGAGTGCGGGGTCTGGCAGCCGAGAACCAGGAGCTGCGGGCCGAGAATCGGGAGCTGGGCAAGCGCGTGCAGGCACTGCAGGAGGAGAGTCGCTACCTACGGGCCGTCTTAGCCAACGAGACCGGACTGGCTCGCTTGCTGAGCCGGCTGAGCGGCGTGGGACTGCGGCTGACCACCTCGCTCTTCAGAGACTCGCCCGCCGGTGACCATGACTACGCTCTGCCGGTGGGAAAGCAGCAGCAGGACCTGCTGGAAGAGGACGACTCGGCGGGAGGAGTGTGTCTTCATGTGGACAAGGATAAGGTGTCGGTGGAGTTCTGCTCGGCGTGCGCCCGGAAGGCGTCGTCTTCTCTTAAAAT TTTCTTTTTTAGGTGA
- the CREBZF gene encoding CREB/ATF bZIP transcription factor isoform X2, protein MRHSLTKLLAASGGDSLTRSESPAPAATCSLPADSTRAAAAAAEEETAAAGSPGRRQLRGDEAELEAGRGGRGGAAVRAPSPEEMEEEAVASVPGEETEDMDFLSGLELADLLDPRQPDWHLEPGLSSPGPLSSSGGGSDSGGLWRGDDDDEAAAAEMQRFSDLLQRLLNGIGGCSSGSDSGSGEKRRRKSPGGGGGSSGNDSNQAATKSPRKAAAAAARLNRLKKKEYVMGLESRVRGLAAENQELRAENRELGKRVQALQEESRYLRAVLANETGLARLLSRLSGVGLRLTTSLFRDSPAGDHDYALPVGKQQQDLLEEDDSAGGVCLHVDKDKVSVEFCSACARKASSSLKM, encoded by the coding sequence ATGAGGCATAGCCTGACCAAACTGCTGGCGGCCTCCGGCGGCGATTCCCTAACCCGCAGCGAGAGCCCGGCGCCGGCCGCGACCTGCTCCCTGCCCGCGGACTCGacccgggcggcggcggcggcggcggaggaaGAGACGGCGGCGGCCGGATCTCCCGGCCGCAGGCAGCTCCGCGGCGACGAGGCCGAgttggaggctgggagggggggCCGCGGCGGTGCGGCCGTGCGCGCGCCCTCGCCcgaagagatggaggaggaggcggTCGCCAGCGTCCCCGGGGAGGAGACGGAGGATATGGACTTTCTGTCCGGGCTGGAACTGGCGGATCTCCTGGACCCCCGGCAACCGGACTGGCACCTGGAGCCCGGGCTCAGCTCGCCCGGGCCTCTCTCCTCGTCGGGCGGAGGCTCAGATAGCGGCGGCCTGTGGAGAGGGGACGACGACGACGAGGCCGCGGCTGCCGAGATGCAGCGCTTTTCTGACCTGCTGCAGAGGCTGTTAAACGGGATCGGAGGCTGCAGCAGCGGCAGTGACAGTGGCAGCGGCGAAAAGAGGCGGAGAAAGTCCCCAGGAGgaggcggcggcagcagcggcaaCGACAGCAACCAGGCGGCGACAAAGAGTCCCCGGAAGGCGGCAGCGGCTGCTGCCCGTCTGAATCGGCTGAAGAAGAAGGAGTACGTGATGGGGCTGGAGAGTCGAGTGCGGGGTCTGGCAGCCGAGAACCAGGAGCTGCGGGCCGAGAATCGGGAGCTGGGCAAGCGCGTGCAGGCACTGCAGGAGGAGAGTCGCTACCTACGGGCCGTCTTAGCCAACGAGACCGGACTGGCTCGCTTGCTGAGCCGGCTGAGCGGCGTGGGACTGCGGCTGACCACCTCGCTCTTCAGAGACTCGCCCGCCGGTGACCATGACTACGCTCTGCCGGTGGGAAAGCAGCAGCAGGACCTGCTGGAAGAGGACGACTCGGCGGGAGGAGTGTGTCTTCATGTGGACAAGGATAAGGTGTCGGTGGAGTTCTGCTCGGCGTGCGCCCGGAAGGCGTCGTCTTCTCTTAAAATGTAG